A window from Chitinophaga filiformis encodes these proteins:
- a CDS encoding ArsR/SmtB family transcription factor — protein sequence MDQVEVFKALSNKKRLEILAWLKEPEKHFPKQECGDFSKTGVCVGHIQQKSGLTQSTVSEYLSMLQRADLLIATRLGQWTLYKRNEEAIKKLGLHIQDEL from the coding sequence ATGGATCAAGTTGAAGTTTTTAAAGCCTTATCCAACAAAAAAAGGTTAGAAATATTAGCCTGGCTGAAGGAACCGGAAAAGCATTTCCCTAAACAGGAATGCGGTGATTTCAGCAAGACTGGCGTGTGTGTGGGCCATATTCAGCAGAAGTCGGGGCTGACACAATCCACAGTATCTGAATATTTGTCTATGCTACAGCGGGCCGACCTGCTGATAGCTACCCGCCTGGGGCAATGGACACTCTATAAACGGAACGAGGAGGCCATTAAAAAACTGGGTCTCCATATCCAGGACGAACTGTAG
- the lysA gene encoding diaminopimelate decarboxylase yields MDLFQYKNGVLYCEDVPVNSLPERGLPTPFYLYSANTLKTHYQKIYGIFEQLQPMICFSVKSSNNVHLLNELAALGAGMDIVSGGELFVVKQSNADLSKVVFAGVGKSDEEITEAILSEVGFINIESEQELARVQELAGELKREVNVLIRILPDVLDEKTNEKTRTGHKGAKFGIDYANVEALIEENADHPYVKIRGLHSHIGSPISSYTFYVTAIRKMVELVEVLKRKNIRLDVLNIGGGFPANYMDNDNFSWESFAGPITELLEPYVKNEGFKIILEPGRSISANAGIMVCKVLYVKQSGDKNIVILDGGMTELIRPAMYNAFHFIWPVKPQAAHMLTNRNYPVPQEGLITYDVVGPICESSDYLAKERPLPALQQGDYVAVFTVGAYGMVMASNYNLHVRPAEIMVDKDKIYVIRERETQQDLVRKMIRHEL; encoded by the coding sequence ATGGATCTGTTTCAATATAAGAATGGGGTGCTGTATTGTGAGGATGTGCCGGTGAATAGTTTGCCGGAGAGAGGGCTTCCTACGCCTTTTTACCTGTATTCAGCGAATACCTTAAAGACGCACTATCAGAAGATATACGGGATCTTTGAGCAATTGCAGCCTATGATCTGCTTTTCTGTGAAATCGAGCAATAATGTACACCTGCTGAACGAACTGGCTGCCCTGGGCGCGGGGATGGATATTGTGAGCGGAGGGGAGTTGTTTGTAGTAAAACAAAGTAACGCGGACCTTTCAAAGGTAGTGTTTGCTGGCGTGGGTAAATCAGACGAAGAGATCACGGAGGCGATCCTGAGTGAAGTCGGTTTTATTAATATCGAATCAGAGCAGGAGCTGGCAAGGGTGCAGGAACTGGCCGGTGAATTGAAAAGAGAGGTGAATGTGCTGATCCGCATACTGCCGGATGTGCTGGATGAGAAAACGAATGAAAAGACCCGTACCGGTCATAAAGGCGCTAAATTCGGTATTGACTACGCCAATGTGGAAGCGCTGATAGAAGAGAATGCTGATCATCCTTATGTGAAGATCAGAGGTCTGCATTCCCATATTGGTTCACCTATCTCTTCCTATACCTTCTATGTGACGGCGATTCGTAAAATGGTGGAGCTGGTAGAGGTATTAAAGCGTAAAAATATCCGGCTGGATGTACTGAATATTGGCGGTGGTTTCCCAGCCAATTATATGGATAATGATAATTTTTCCTGGGAGAGCTTTGCCGGTCCGATCACTGAGTTGCTGGAACCCTATGTGAAAAATGAAGGCTTCAAAATCATCCTGGAGCCAGGACGTTCTATTTCTGCGAATGCAGGGATCATGGTCTGTAAGGTGTTGTATGTAAAACAGTCGGGCGATAAAAACATTGTTATCCTGGATGGTGGTATGACGGAGTTGATCCGCCCTGCCATGTATAATGCTTTTCATTTTATATGGCCGGTAAAGCCGCAGGCAGCGCATATGCTGACTAACCGTAATTACCCGGTGCCGCAGGAAGGACTGATCACTTATGATGTGGTGGGACCAATCTGTGAATCGTCCGATTATCTGGCGAAAGAAAGACCTTTGCCGGCTTTGCAGCAGGGCGATTATGTAGCCGTATTTACAGTAGGTGCTTATGGCATGGTAATGGCAAGTAATTATAACCTCCATGTAAGACCAGCAGAGATCATGGTCGACAAAGATAAAATATACGTTATCAGGGAGCGCGAAACACAGCAGGACCTGGTAAGGAAAATGATCAGACACGAACTGTAA
- a CDS encoding suppressor of fused domain protein, whose product MTKEEYKKLFNEDDAVGWLAIDKQLESIYGTQEPRHYAPPLHFAIGGEDPIDGTSIYESEKQIPHLHLVSYGMSQLYYDEEQAGGEFSKWGFEFTFRIKPFAEDNGDPTWAIQVMNNLARYVFESKRWFEPYHFVPANGPIRLETATDIVGLAFVPDPELGAIQTPHGEVTFLQMVGLTTKEVERLLAKPQTSEVEKLINEMRGNNPLLITDLDRVD is encoded by the coding sequence ATGACTAAGGAAGAGTACAAAAAGTTATTCAATGAAGACGATGCAGTAGGATGGCTGGCAATAGACAAACAACTGGAAAGCATCTATGGAACACAGGAGCCTAGGCATTATGCTCCGCCCTTACATTTTGCGATAGGAGGTGAAGACCCCATTGACGGAACCAGCATCTATGAGAGTGAAAAGCAGATCCCGCACCTGCACCTGGTCAGCTATGGTATGTCGCAGCTGTATTATGATGAAGAGCAGGCGGGTGGTGAATTCAGTAAATGGGGATTTGAATTTACTTTCAGGATCAAGCCTTTTGCGGAAGATAATGGCGATCCTACATGGGCTATACAGGTCATGAACAACCTGGCGCGTTATGTATTTGAAAGCAAACGCTGGTTTGAGCCCTATCATTTTGTTCCTGCGAATGGACCTATCAGGCTGGAAACCGCTACCGATATCGTCGGGCTGGCATTCGTTCCTGATCCTGAACTGGGCGCTATTCAGACGCCTCACGGAGAAGTGACCTTTCTGCAGATGGTAGGATTGACCACCAAAGAAGTGGAACGCCTGCTGGCTAAACCACAGACAAGTGAAGTAGAGAAACTGATCAACGAGATGCGTGGCAACAATCCGTTGCTGATCACAGATCTTGACAGGGTAGACTAA
- a CDS encoding metallophosphoesterase family protein, giving the protein MSLQNFVRVHNANLSFWQSVVSQRVRQLLELTGNKVSHNHLLKHPAIAATAKHVTLTAKGTPPGPDTLDLTDPDQQTVYLSHLAYEKALCLVEGDVQRAAALDTEYRKYSDKDIIGFASCVLTFAEYYAKYGGVFAYNDWKELGEDISTYSVINENNGGNGFSLPSDARVAIIGDWGTGLADAQALLVDIIQKHDPHCIIHLGDIYYSGTPEECINNFSAVIKSAFDIAEKDPVPVFTIPGNHDYYSLGWGYYSMVYDLNSEIGTAAFQPASYFCLRTEDGGWQFLGMDTGYNDSNPADQADPLYAGPWLQQNEIEWHQDKLNNFGGATILLSHHQLFSNNAKINGALSDFSALPSQNPYLYQTFLPYFPKIAAWIWGHEHNFVMFENDLLGLSKGRLVGCSAFEELTSSNPYVVNYPDIKNFIDPETGNPIELSTNADLNGVTYYNHAYAIIDFSGRTNPTDPVTTTYYQYPSWGDNPPDNPEATQLYQEQYSLPAASEVQVPYNTGIYLLSQDGQFIGPEYKDYPYMSNDTPVVLQFYPLTTQGNNLSHGDMLRILTTESSVGDKNQLGAFSRKSLYYDDDSNDKTAWYVYKRDTSDGTDIHYGDEVYFVNVDWDQWMLPYDSILYSVLYLTTAENANYFWSITLPQNSALEGITATPKKSPYEKKHLPFTRQEKNVVV; this is encoded by the coding sequence ATGTCTCTGCAAAATTTTGTACGTGTACACAATGCCAATCTGTCCTTTTGGCAATCTGTTGTATCACAACGCGTACGCCAACTACTGGAACTGACCGGCAATAAGGTCAGCCACAATCACCTGCTCAAACATCCTGCAATCGCCGCTACGGCAAAACATGTTACCTTAACGGCTAAGGGCACACCTCCCGGACCAGACACTTTGGACCTTACTGATCCAGACCAGCAGACGGTATACCTCTCCCATCTGGCCTACGAAAAAGCGCTATGCCTGGTAGAAGGCGATGTACAAAGAGCCGCCGCCCTGGATACAGAATACCGTAAGTATAGTGATAAGGATATCATTGGCTTCGCTTCCTGTGTTCTTACTTTCGCGGAATACTATGCAAAATATGGAGGTGTCTTCGCCTACAATGACTGGAAAGAATTGGGAGAAGATATCTCCACTTACAGCGTCATCAATGAAAATAATGGTGGCAACGGCTTCTCCCTTCCTTCAGACGCAAGAGTCGCCATCATCGGCGACTGGGGCACCGGGCTGGCAGATGCGCAGGCCTTGCTGGTAGATATCATCCAAAAGCATGACCCCCATTGTATCATTCACCTCGGAGATATCTATTACTCCGGTACTCCTGAAGAATGTATCAACAATTTCTCAGCCGTTATTAAAAGCGCTTTTGATATCGCAGAAAAAGATCCCGTTCCGGTTTTCACTATTCCCGGCAACCACGATTATTACTCGCTGGGATGGGGATACTATAGCATGGTCTATGACCTGAACAGCGAGATAGGAACAGCTGCCTTTCAGCCTGCCAGTTATTTCTGCCTGCGTACAGAAGATGGTGGATGGCAATTCCTGGGAATGGATACCGGCTATAACGACAGCAACCCTGCCGATCAGGCAGACCCGCTCTATGCAGGCCCCTGGCTGCAACAGAATGAGATAGAATGGCACCAGGATAAGCTGAACAACTTCGGTGGAGCTACCATCCTGCTTTCCCATCACCAGCTGTTCTCGAACAATGCCAAGATCAACGGTGCCTTATCCGATTTCAGCGCATTGCCTTCACAGAACCCCTATCTCTACCAGACCTTCCTCCCCTATTTCCCGAAAATAGCCGCCTGGATATGGGGACATGAACACAACTTCGTGATGTTTGAAAATGATCTGCTGGGACTATCCAAAGGACGACTGGTGGGCTGCAGTGCATTCGAAGAACTTACATCCTCCAATCCTTATGTAGTGAACTATCCGGATATCAAAAATTTCATTGACCCGGAAACTGGCAATCCGATAGAACTCTCCACCAACGCTGATCTGAATGGGGTAACCTATTACAATCATGCCTACGCGATCATTGATTTCAGCGGTAGAACGAACCCTACCGACCCTGTTACAACCACGTACTACCAGTATCCTTCCTGGGGAGATAATCCACCTGATAATCCCGAAGCTACTCAATTGTACCAGGAGCAGTACAGCCTTCCGGCGGCATCAGAAGTACAGGTGCCTTACAACACCGGCATCTACCTCCTTTCGCAGGATGGACAGTTCATCGGGCCGGAGTACAAGGATTACCCATATATGAGTAATGATACGCCTGTGGTACTGCAGTTCTATCCCCTGACCACTCAGGGCAATAATCTCTCTCATGGCGATATGTTGCGCATCCTTACCACAGAAAGCAGCGTAGGCGATAAAAACCAGCTGGGCGCATTTAGCAGGAAGTCTCTGTATTACGATGATGACAGCAATGATAAAACAGCATGGTATGTGTACAAAAGAGATACTTCCGATGGAACAGATATCCACTATGGCGACGAAGTATACTTCGTCAATGTAGACTGGGACCAATGGATGTTACCATATGATAGTATACTCTACAGCGTGTTGTACCTGACCACGGCAGAAAACGCCAATTATTTCTGGAGCATCACATTGCCACAGAACAGCGCTTTGGAAGGTATTACGGCAACACCTAAAAAGAGCCCTTACGAAAAGAAACACCTGCCGTTTACCAGGCAGGAAAAGAATGTTGTTGTATAG
- a CDS encoding DUF4846 domain-containing protein, translated as MKYFSWTSMVMFVSGAFLLFWHYLEARSLQLRPAVRYETVGQIPLPAGYKRVSPEAGSFGAWLRELRLKTNNTVYLYNGEIKPNQSAQFAVLDVSVGKKDLQQCADAVIRLYAEYMYSSRRYTQIAFHATDGTLMDYNSWMKGYRFPVKNGRLQRQLTGIACQGRDCFYQYLQTVFSYAGTLSLSKELVAVPSPSDIQAGDVFIRGGSPGHAVLVMDMAVNTAGQKVFLLAQSYMPAQDIHVLKNPGNSFQPWYYVAGAGKLLTTPEWIFKWDELMRFR; from the coding sequence TTGAAGTACTTCTCATGGACCTCAATGGTCATGTTTGTTAGCGGAGCGTTCCTTCTGTTCTGGCATTATCTTGAAGCCAGGAGCCTGCAACTGAGACCGGCAGTTCGTTATGAAACTGTAGGGCAGATACCATTGCCTGCGGGGTATAAACGGGTATCGCCGGAAGCGGGTTCTTTTGGAGCGTGGTTGCGGGAGCTACGTTTGAAGACCAATAATACTGTATACCTCTATAACGGTGAAATTAAGCCAAATCAGTCAGCACAATTTGCTGTACTGGATGTTTCCGTGGGAAAGAAAGACCTGCAACAATGTGCGGATGCCGTGATCCGGTTATATGCAGAGTATATGTATAGTTCCCGGCGGTATACACAGATAGCGTTTCATGCTACTGATGGCACGCTGATGGATTATAACAGCTGGATGAAGGGATACCGCTTTCCTGTTAAGAACGGCCGTTTGCAGCGACAGTTGACAGGTATTGCTTGTCAGGGGCGGGATTGTTTTTATCAATATTTGCAGACGGTGTTTTCTTATGCGGGAACTTTATCCCTGAGTAAAGAGCTTGTAGCTGTTCCTTCGCCATCGGATATACAGGCGGGAGATGTGTTTATCCGTGGAGGTTCTCCGGGGCATGCGGTGCTTGTCATGGATATGGCGGTGAATACTGCAGGGCAGAAGGTATTTTTATTAGCGCAGAGTTATATGCCGGCGCAGGATATACATGTATTAAAGAATCCGGGTAATTCATTTCAGCCGTGGTATTATGTTGCGGGTGCCGGTAAGCTGCTGACTACGCCGGAATGGATCTTTAAATGGGATGAGTTGATGCGGTTCAGATAA
- a CDS encoding sugar O-acetyltransferase, translating into MINSDRTKIIHRRTPESAAMVANVKRATAITAKLNCLTFDDADEIRSLFSQLIEKEVDESFLLIPPFFTAGGNEIRVGHNVFINQNCTFYDLGGLDIGDDVMIGPNVSIIATSHPLDPVQRRAVTIGKPVVIERNVWIAAGATIIGGVTIGENSVVAAGAVVTKDVPPGTLVGGNPARIIRVIGNE; encoded by the coding sequence ATGATAAATAGTGATCGTACAAAAATAATTCATAGAAGAACGCCGGAATCAGCGGCTATGGTGGCCAATGTTAAACGGGCTACAGCGATTACCGCTAAACTTAACTGCTTGACCTTCGATGATGCTGATGAAATCCGATCTTTGTTCAGCCAGCTCATTGAAAAGGAAGTGGATGAAAGCTTTTTATTGATCCCGCCATTTTTTACTGCCGGCGGAAATGAGATCCGTGTCGGACATAATGTGTTCATCAATCAGAACTGCACCTTTTATGATCTCGGCGGCCTTGATATTGGCGACGATGTTATGATCGGACCTAATGTAAGCATCATTGCCACAAGCCATCCTCTTGATCCTGTACAGAGACGCGCTGTTACAATCGGAAAGCCTGTTGTGATTGAAAGAAACGTTTGGATAGCTGCAGGAGCAACTATTATTGGAGGCGTGACCATAGGCGAAAACTCGGTTGTGGCCGCAGGCGCTGTAGTGACCAAAGATGTACCACCTGGTACACTGGTTGGAGGCAATCCGGCGAGGATCATTCGCGTTATTGGCAATGAGTAA
- a CDS encoding DUF1349 domain-containing protein, producing the protein MKWNNEPKKWSGDEKKLTCTIEPNTDFWRVTHYGFIRDNGPFYYKEMTGNFEASVKISGHYKELFHQAGLMVRIDEKNWIKTGIEYVDGVQNVSAVVTREVSDWSVVPRHDSPASIWLKLLRKGDYVEIKYSFDGVKYDMLRLAYFPPNVKAGIGIVAAAPGKQSFDVTYENFEVKAVE; encoded by the coding sequence ATGAAGTGGAATAACGAACCTAAGAAATGGTCAGGCGATGAAAAGAAACTGACCTGCACCATTGAACCCAACACAGATTTCTGGCGTGTGACACACTATGGTTTCATCCGCGATAATGGCCCTTTCTACTATAAAGAAATGACCGGCAACTTCGAGGCCAGCGTTAAGATCAGTGGTCATTACAAAGAACTATTCCACCAGGCCGGATTAATGGTGCGCATAGACGAAAAAAACTGGATCAAAACTGGGATAGAATATGTGGATGGTGTACAAAACGTAAGCGCCGTCGTGACCCGTGAGGTTTCCGACTGGTCAGTAGTGCCAAGACATGACAGTCCAGCCTCCATCTGGCTGAAATTGTTAAGGAAGGGCGATTACGTGGAGATAAAATATTCCTTCGATGGAGTGAAATACGATATGCTGCGTTTGGCCTATTTCCCGCCAAATGTAAAGGCAGGAATCGGTATCGTGGCTGCTGCTCCGGGTAAACAGAGTTTTGATGTAACGTATGAGAATTTTGAAGTGAAGGCTGTAGAATAG
- a CDS encoding glycoside hydrolase family 2 protein, whose product MNLSKTASVCFLSVVLGQGLMAQTNWQVQPTTIKTRWAKEVSPTNALPEYPRPQMVRENWQNLNGLWSYTITPKDAAMPSGYEAQILVPYPLESALSGVKKPLQPSENLWYKRTFTKPALKDGEHVLLHFGAVDWQATVYVNGKETGSHSGGYQAFSQDITSALKDGENEIVVKVFDPTSEGIGPHGKQVLNPANIYYTPTSGIWQTVWLETVPAVYISGLVMTPDIDKGVLNITVNAPAGTNVELIASDAGAEVSKIKGKAGSALKLPVKNAKLWSPSNPFLYDLTVKLTKGGQTIDQVKSYFGMRKIAIQKDEKGVDRIFLNNQAYFNLGTLDQGFWPDGLYTAPTDNALKFDIEAIKAMGFNTIRKHIKIEPARWYYHADKLGMLVWQDFVNPNQGLPEGAKAEYEKETKETLEQLHNNPSITTWVIFNEKWGAYDQQRITEWVKATDPSRIVNGHSGEMLYVNEQLRSPSPNAWVSADMTDVHSYPDPMNAPAEPGKARVLGEFGGIGVFIPEHQWNTGSAWGYIQEKAAGLATKYTIMNQHLKLLEAEGLSGSIYTQPFDVEGEQNGLLTYDREVIKIPFEQMRKIHSPLNPDLGAIPAVTAKNADLTDPAEVYSKMLQDYINGRRDPEFLFKMAMMAQQAGDKNGANIAGGAYIATLQAPYTPEQLALILQFTSSTKDKGFSVLQEQLQSNNSKLEKRPVTVKLMNIVFKDVIDPVLQKSGDTPDWNAIANSIKPYGEPGEEIFLRAKTVYTFNKQDWSNYASAANTYLEKYGQNIPEQERNMFRQAINNSKNQ is encoded by the coding sequence ATGAACCTGTCTAAGACTGCTAGTGTATGTTTTTTGAGTGTCGTGCTTGGTCAAGGCCTGATGGCGCAGACCAACTGGCAAGTCCAGCCCACAACTATCAAGACCCGTTGGGCTAAGGAAGTTTCCCCTACCAACGCTTTACCTGAGTATCCCCGTCCGCAGATGGTCAGGGAGAACTGGCAAAACCTGAATGGCCTGTGGAGCTATACCATCACGCCTAAAGATGCAGCCATGCCTTCCGGCTATGAGGCACAGATCCTCGTTCCCTACCCGCTGGAATCTGCCCTGTCAGGCGTAAAAAAGCCTTTACAGCCCTCGGAAAACCTCTGGTATAAACGCACCTTTACCAAACCTGCCCTCAAAGACGGCGAGCACGTATTGCTGCATTTTGGCGCCGTTGACTGGCAGGCCACCGTATATGTGAACGGCAAAGAAACAGGCAGCCATAGCGGCGGTTACCAGGCGTTCTCACAGGATATTACCTCCGCGCTGAAAGATGGCGAAAACGAGATCGTGGTAAAGGTGTTTGACCCTACCAGTGAAGGCATCGGTCCACACGGTAAACAGGTGCTCAACCCGGCTAATATCTACTACACCCCCACCTCCGGAATCTGGCAGACAGTATGGCTGGAAACAGTGCCTGCTGTCTACATCTCCGGATTGGTCATGACACCCGACATTGACAAAGGCGTCCTGAATATTACCGTAAATGCCCCTGCGGGCACAAATGTTGAGCTCATTGCCAGCGATGCAGGTGCTGAAGTCAGCAAAATAAAAGGCAAGGCAGGAAGCGCCTTGAAACTGCCTGTAAAGAACGCAAAGCTGTGGTCTCCTTCGAATCCTTTCCTCTACGACCTGACCGTAAAACTTACCAAAGGCGGCCAGACCATAGACCAGGTAAAGAGCTACTTCGGTATGCGTAAGATTGCTATTCAGAAAGATGAAAAAGGCGTGGACCGCATCTTCCTCAACAACCAGGCTTACTTCAACCTGGGTACCTTAGATCAGGGCTTCTGGCCCGACGGGCTGTATACTGCCCCCACCGACAATGCGCTAAAATTCGACATAGAAGCCATCAAAGCAATGGGCTTTAACACCATCCGCAAACACATCAAGATAGAACCTGCCCGTTGGTATTATCACGCCGACAAATTGGGCATGCTGGTATGGCAGGATTTCGTAAACCCTAACCAGGGCCTGCCGGAAGGCGCTAAAGCGGAATACGAGAAAGAGACCAAAGAAACACTTGAGCAGCTGCACAATAACCCTTCTATTACAACCTGGGTGATCTTTAACGAAAAATGGGGCGCGTACGATCAGCAGCGTATCACCGAATGGGTAAAGGCGACAGATCCGTCCCGTATTGTGAATGGTCACTCCGGTGAAATGTTATATGTCAATGAACAGCTTCGCAGTCCATCTCCCAACGCCTGGGTAAGTGCCGATATGACGGACGTTCATTCCTACCCAGACCCGATGAATGCACCTGCTGAACCAGGCAAGGCAAGGGTACTTGGTGAATTCGGCGGTATCGGTGTATTCATTCCCGAACATCAGTGGAATACCGGTAGCGCATGGGGTTATATCCAGGAGAAAGCAGCGGGCCTTGCCACCAAATACACGATCATGAATCAGCACCTGAAATTGCTGGAAGCAGAAGGTCTTTCAGGTTCTATCTACACACAGCCATTTGATGTGGAAGGAGAGCAGAACGGTCTGCTTACCTACGACCGTGAAGTGATCAAGATCCCCTTTGAGCAGATGCGCAAGATCCATTCACCGCTGAATCCTGACCTGGGCGCCATTCCCGCGGTAACAGCTAAAAATGCTGATCTTACTGATCCGGCAGAAGTATACAGCAAAATGCTACAAGACTACATCAATGGCCGCCGCGATCCGGAATTCCTGTTCAAAATGGCCATGATGGCACAACAGGCGGGCGATAAGAACGGCGCCAACATTGCGGGCGGCGCATACATCGCTACCTTACAGGCCCCTTATACACCTGAACAGCTGGCTCTCATTCTGCAGTTCACCTCCAGTACAAAGGATAAGGGTTTCAGCGTATTACAGGAACAGTTACAATCCAACAATTCCAAACTGGAAAAAAGGCCTGTTACTGTTAAACTGATGAACATTGTGTTCAAAGACGTGATCGACCCGGTACTGCAGAAAAGCGGAGATACTCCTGACTGGAACGCAATCGCCAATAGTATCAAACCTTACGGTGAACCAGGTGAAGAGATCTTCCTGAGAGCGAAAACAGTGTATACATTTAACAAACAGGATTGGTCAAATTATGCATCCGCGGCTAACACCTACCTGGAGAAATATGGCCAGAACATTCCTGAACAGGAAAGGAACATGTTCCGCCAGGCTATCAACAATAGCAAAAACCAATAA
- a CDS encoding family 43 glycosylhydrolase: MKNLVYIFAILLLHSTAGKAQQKTYCNPINIDYGFTPIPNFSEAGRHRATADPVITLFKGDYYLFSTNQWGYWWSSDMYNWHFVPRKFLKPYHKVYDELCAPAVFVLGDTLLVIGSTYEKNFPIWMSTNPRTDNWKEAVDSFQAGAWDPSFFLDDDNRLYLYHGSSNTYPLYGQEVDRRTLQPIGKRQDLIKLHDEQHGWERFGEYNDNNFMPPFMEGAWVNKHNGRYYLQYGAPGTEFSGYADGVYISDRPLGPFTYQSHNPFSYKAGGFIRGAGHGATYQDKYHHWWHVSTMVINVKNNFERRIGIWPAGFDKDDILYCNTAFGDYPYYLPTEKEQGHFTGWMLLNYQHPVTVSSTHGAYYANNAVDESIKTYWCAATANTGEWIQTDLGAVSTVNAIQINYADQDADILGKRTDIYHQYRLWQSADGRNWKLLVDKSRNKTDVPHDYLELPHPVRTRFIKLENIHMANGKFAISGLRVFGKGNGTPPAEIKNFMVLRQQSDKRNAWLKWYPSNDAYACNIYYGIAPDKLYTSIMVYNASEYYLKTLDKNTTYYFSIEPINENGVGKRSPVMKVE, translated from the coding sequence ATGAAAAATTTAGTATACATATTTGCGATACTGCTGCTACATTCTACCGCCGGCAAAGCCCAACAAAAGACATATTGCAATCCCATCAATATAGACTACGGCTTCACGCCTATTCCCAACTTCTCCGAAGCTGGCAGGCACCGTGCCACAGCCGATCCCGTTATCACACTTTTCAAAGGCGATTACTACCTCTTTTCCACTAACCAATGGGGTTACTGGTGGAGTAGCGATATGTACAACTGGCATTTTGTACCCAGGAAATTTCTCAAACCTTATCATAAAGTTTATGACGAACTCTGCGCGCCCGCTGTATTTGTTTTGGGAGATACGTTACTGGTGATCGGCTCTACCTACGAAAAGAACTTTCCCATTTGGATGAGTACCAATCCCAGGACAGACAACTGGAAAGAAGCTGTTGACTCTTTCCAGGCTGGTGCATGGGATCCTTCCTTTTTCCTTGACGATGATAACCGGCTCTATCTCTATCATGGTTCCAGCAACACCTATCCGCTGTATGGCCAGGAAGTGGACCGCCGTACTTTACAACCCATCGGAAAACGGCAAGACCTTATTAAACTCCACGATGAACAACATGGATGGGAGCGTTTCGGTGAATATAATGACAACAATTTCATGCCTCCCTTTATGGAAGGTGCATGGGTCAATAAACACAATGGCAGGTACTACCTGCAGTATGGCGCTCCCGGCACAGAGTTCAGCGGTTACGCAGATGGCGTATATATCAGCGATCGCCCGTTAGGGCCTTTTACCTACCAGTCCCATAACCCTTTCAGTTATAAAGCGGGAGGCTTTATCCGCGGCGCAGGACATGGTGCTACCTACCAGGATAAATACCATCATTGGTGGCATGTTTCCACCATGGTCATCAATGTGAAAAACAATTTTGAAAGAAGGATCGGCATCTGGCCTGCAGGATTTGATAAAGACGATATTCTTTATTGCAATACCGCCTTCGGGGATTATCCCTATTACCTGCCTACGGAAAAAGAACAGGGACATTTCACCGGCTGGATGCTCCTGAATTATCAACACCCTGTTACTGTATCTTCGACCCACGGTGCTTATTATGCCAATAACGCCGTGGACGAAAGCATAAAGACTTACTGGTGTGCCGCCACCGCCAATACCGGAGAATGGATTCAAACCGACCTGGGAGCAGTATCTACCGTCAATGCGATCCAGATCAACTACGCCGACCAGGATGCTGACATATTGGGTAAACGCACAGATATCTATCATCAATACCGCCTATGGCAATCTGCTGACGGCAGGAACTGGAAATTACTGGTGGATAAAAGCCGGAATAAAACCGATGTCCCGCACGACTATTTAGAACTTCCCCATCCTGTCAGGACCCGTTTCATAAAACTGGAGAACATCCATATGGCCAATGGGAAATTCGCCATCAGCGGACTACGGGTATTCGGCAAAGGCAATGGCACCCCTCCCGCTGAAATAAAGAACTTCATGGTACTCCGGCAGCAATCCGACAAGCGGAATGCCTGGCTGAAATGGTATCCCTCAAACGATGCCTACGCCTGTAACATCTATTACGGCATTGCCCCCGACAAGCTGTATACCAGCATCATGGTTTACAACGCTTCTGAATACTACCTGAAGACACTCGATAAAAATACCACCTACTATTTTTCCATTGAGCCCATCAATGAGAATGGCGTTGGCAAAAGGAGCCCGGTGATGAAAGTAGAATGA